The Echeneis naucrates chromosome 8, fEcheNa1.1, whole genome shotgun sequence genome has a window encoding:
- the mfsd13al gene encoding transmembrane protein 180-like, translating to MNVFQHLINFGFNPAALAYAMTTLGAAMINNIFSFYYVKLFLNKYKISEGAFHQSQVVYMVWNAVNDPLFGYLQDNSRVPCCSQRRLSILYGAPLYSLAFLLAWFPWRSYTPGDWLSGLHLTVALCAFDGMLTFVLLAQCALFAEISSHHQSRLRLVKYSQVASLIGSSSVLFCGMVSGNMEDLSAFQAFTVLIAILSCGCMVYTGFHSESRFDRQGSESKAEGCVEQTSHQSAISFSMLRTLMWQILTNKDFQLFVLMNFFQVFMLAFFNNFTMIFSEHLIPPDVLPPLAKSIMYGAGFICPQLLVLSFQHLLHDVGYYRIILFTFYMEVAMAAIMLAFGPQHYYILAIFLTVNMVIIQAAFSLFSLPLADIIDTDLQKYKRSSPLSSMVFGTNALFTKPAQSLAPMTVLTILNQFGYDKLKEVGRDSNSSTLESLHSVMFYLVCLVPFCVGAVQVLAWKPFSIRNSHTVDTKYIDG from the exons ATGAATGTATTCCAGCACCTGATCAACTTTGGGTTCAATCCTGCAGCTCTGGCTTATGCCATGACCACCCTGGGAGCTGCCATGATAAACAACATATTCAGCTTCTACTATGTCAAACTCTTCCTCAACAAGTACAAGATATCAGAGGGAGCGTTCCACCAATCACAA GTCGTGTACATGGTGTGGAACGCAGTCAATGATCCACTCTTCGGCTACCTGCAAGATAACTCCAGGGTGCCCTGTTGCTCTCAGCGACGTCTCTCCATTCTGTATGGTGCTCCTCTCTACTCACTGGCTTTTCTTCTAGCTTGGTTCCCGTGGCGGTCCTACACTCCTGGTGACTGGCTGAGCGGCTTACATTTGACTGTGGCACTGTGTGCTTTTGATGGCATGCTGACTTTTGTCCTGCTGGCACAATGTGCATTGTTTGCGGAGATTTCCAGCCATCATCAGAGCCGACTAAGACTTGTTAAGTACAGCCAG GTGGCTTCTCTTATTGGCTCTTCTAGTGTCCTCTTCTGTGGTATGGTGTCTGGAAATATGGAAGACTTATCAGCCTTTCAAGCATTCACAGTGCTTATTGCTATCCTCAGCTGTGGTTGCATGGTTTATACAGGCTTCCACAGTGAGAGTCGCTTCGATAGACAAGGATCTGAATCAAAGGCAGAGGGGTGTGTTGAGCAGACTTCGCATCAGTCAGCAATTTCCTTCTCCATGTTGCGAACATTGATGTGGCAGATCCTGACCAATAAGGACTTTCAGCTATTTGTGCTCATGAACTTCTTTCAGGTTTTCATGTTGGCtttctttaataattttacCATGATTTTCTCGGAGCACCTCATTCCTCCAGATGTGCTTCCACCTCTGGCCAAAAGTATCATGTATGGAGCAGGATTCATCTGTCCACAG CTGCTGGTGCTGAGTTTCCAGCATCTGCTACATGATGTTGGCTACTATAGGATCATCCTCTTCACGTTCTACATGGAAGTTGCAATGGCAGCCATCATGCTGGCATTTGGGCCACAGCACTACTATATCCTGGCAATTTTCCTCACAGTTAACAT GGTCATAATTCAAGCTGCCTTCAGCCTTTTCAGCTTGCCATTGGCGGACATCATCGACACAGACCTTCAGAAGTACAAACGCAg TTCTCCTCTCTCATCCATGGTGTTTGGAACGAATGCTCTGTTCACAAAGCCAGCTCAGTCTTTGGCTCCTATGACAGTGCTCACTATACTCAACCAGTTTGGATATGACAAGTTGAAGGAAGTAGGGAGAGATTCAAATTCAAG CACCCTGGAGAGCCTCCACAGTGTGATGTTCTACTTGGTGTGTCTGGTGCCGTTTTGTGTCGGTGCTGTGCAAGTCCTGGCTTGGAAGCCTTTTTCCATTCGCAACAGTCACACAGTTGACACAAAGTACATTGACGGCTAA
- the LOC115048141 gene encoding immunoglobulin superfamily member 6, translating into MRFTSCQATDMGRWFWFSLLLTHWQVTENAGTKNCIVKQQEEVWVKTGEDASVECHVSSECSAEVSKQEWFVFKETSHLRLNLENSIKYSLEKKALHIQSLSANDSGIYHCAVVFVGQPGSGRQHVGPGTYLIVTENRTTKRNIMWLSFALLVTYNMALLTLFLLKKFDCNINFKKKMFHKAGKNKTSKKTKFRDVLQEMNNKGNVKRAKQTAGRSHSEVEAASPGLSHSDDEIYQNF; encoded by the exons ATGAGATTCACAAGCTGCCAAGCTACAGACATGGGGCGCTGGTTTTGGTTTTCCCTCCTTCTCACCCACTGGCAAGTGAcag AGAACGCAGGAACAAAAAATTGCATCGTAAAACAGCAAGAGGAGGTCTGGGTGAAAACTGGAGAAGATGCTTCTGTGGAATGTCATGTCAGTTCAGAATGCTCAGCCGAAGTCTCAAAACAGGagtggtttgtttttaaggAAACCTCCCATCTTCGTCTCAACCTTGAAAACTCTATCAAATACTCCCTGGAAAAAAAAGCCTTACACATCCAGTCTCTCAGTGCTAATGATAGTGGGATCTACCACTGCGCTGTAGTATTTGTAGGACAACCAGGGAGTGGCAGACAGCATGTGGGACCAGGTACATACCTTATAGTGACAG AAAatagaacaacaaaaagaaacattatgtGGTTATCATTTGCCCTCCTGGTCACCTACAACATGGCATTATTaacacttttccttttaaagaAG TTTGACTGTAATATAAACTTCAAGAAGAAGATGTTTCACAAAGCAGGAAAG aacaaaacaagcaaaaaaactaaatttcgTGATGTTCTGCaagaaatgaacaacaaagGGAATGTGAAGCGAGCCAAACAAACTGCAGGTAGAAGCCATTCTGAAGTTGAG GCTGCAAGTCCCGGATTAAGCCACTCAGATGATGAAATCTATCAAAATTTTTAA
- the LOC115047380 gene encoding ER lumen protein-retaining receptor 2-like, protein MNVFRLTGDLSHLAAIIILLLKIWKSRSCAGISGKSQFLFAIVFTTRYLDLFSSFISLYNTCMKVIYIGCSYATVYLIYLKFRATYDGNHDSFRVEFLVVPVGGLSVLINHDFSFLEILWTFSIYLESVAILPQLFMISKTGEAETITTHYLFCLGMYRALYLFNWIWRFYFEGFFDMIAIVAGVVQTVLYCDFFYLYVTKVLKGKKLSLPA, encoded by the exons ATGAACGTCTTCAGACTGACAGGGGACCTCTCTCATCTGGCTGCTATCATCATCCTGCTGCTCAAAATATGGAAAAGCAGGTCGTGTGCAG gTATCTCAGGAAAAAGCCAATTCCTCTTTGCAATTGTGTTCACCACACGCTACCTGGACTtgttctcctccttcatctccctCTATAACACTTGCATGAAG GTGATCTACATCGGTTGCTCATATGCCACAGTCTATCTGATCTACTTGAAATTCAGGGCCACCTATGATGGAAACCATGACAGTTTCAGAGTTGAGTTCCTGGTTGTCCCTGTTGGAGGTCTCTCTGTTCTCATCAACCATGACTTCTCTTTCCTGGAG ATCCTTTGGACATTTTCCATCTATTTGGAGTCAGTTGCTATCCTGCCACAGCTCTTCATGATCAGCAAGACTGGTGAAGCAGAGACAATCACCACCCATTACCTGTTTTGCCTGGGCATGTATCGAGCCCTCTATCTCTTCAACTGGATCTGGCGTTTCTACTTTGAAGGCTTCTTTGACATGATTGCTATTGTGGCTGGCGTGGTCCAGACTGTCCTCTACTGTGACTTCTTCTACCTTTATGTCACCAAAG TGTTGAAAGGCAAGAAGCTGAGTCTGCCAGCATAA
- the LOC115047898 gene encoding promethin: MQNNSHAAELQQQLQGRWSTLLNRLHNDPKVKQMMETKFGQYLSGHPVVALTVLVFGAMAALPVGLFLMFALVTIIMSAVGFVFFEVSLLFVGGLTLLCVLSGLGFFSVMVSLIFSVFYTTIFNIHSYYDPRMTKKHKVLGKESESETSTSTPTKQEEVQ; the protein is encoded by the exons ATGCAGAACAACAGCCATGCAGCTGAactccagcagcagctacagGGAAGATGGAGCACCCTGCTGAACCGGCTTCATAATGACCCCAAG GTAAAACAGATGATGGAGACGAAGTTCGGCCAGTACCTGAGCGGCCATCCTGTCGTTGCTTTGACAGTGCTGGTGTTTGGGGCCATGGCTGCACTGCCTGTTGGACTTTTCCTCATGTTTGCTCTTGTAACCATTATAATGTCAGCAgtgggttttgttttctttgaag TGTCCCTGTTGTTCGTGGGTGGCCTgactctgctgtgtgtgctgtccGGCCTCGGCTTCTTCTCTGTCATGGTTTCACtcatcttcagtgttttttaCACCACCATCTTCAACATCCACAGCTACTATGATCCACGAATGACAAAA AAACATAAAGTCCTGGGAaaggagagtgagagtgaaACTTCAACTTCAACTCCAACAAAACAGGAGGAAGTGCAGTAG